In Labilibaculum sp. DW002, one DNA window encodes the following:
- a CDS encoding DUF4293 domain-containing protein, with translation MIQRIQSLYLLGSFILIAMMFFFPLAELIDASNVAYEFIYRGIPALVEGEPAVFNALPVAVLLSIIALIGLVTIFLFKKRMLQIRLTIFNMICMIGAVGLIYYSINSQAIELGAIANYSIINAFPLVALVLCYLAIREIGKDEALIRSMDRIR, from the coding sequence ATGATACAAAGAATTCAATCTTTATACCTATTAGGGAGTTTTATTTTAATTGCAATGATGTTCTTTTTTCCTTTAGCTGAGCTAATTGATGCATCGAATGTTGCATATGAATTTATTTACCGCGGTATACCAGCACTTGTGGAAGGTGAGCCTGCAGTTTTTAATGCATTACCTGTAGCTGTTTTATTAAGCATTATTGCTTTAATTGGCTTGGTTACAATTTTCTTATTCAAGAAAAGAATGTTGCAAATTCGCTTAACGATCTTTAATATGATTTGTATGATTGGTGCGGTGGGATTGATCTACTATAGTATCAATAGTCAGGCAATAGAATTGGGAGCCATTGCAAATTATAGCATTATTAATGCATTCCCATTGGTTGCATTGGTTTTATGCTATTTGGCAATTAGAGAAATTGGAAAAGACGAAGCTTTGATTCGTTCTATGGATCGAATTCGATAA
- a CDS encoding DUF5916 domain-containing protein — MNKLPLLICIFILFIALPTQALQTKKEISAIRVSSKPIIDGKLTDDIWKGIPVATDFIQFEPSNGAPSNFKTEAKFIYTDQAIIVGVMMYDNEPEKIFKELSKRDEINNSDFLSLLIDPFNNGLDAFEFIVTPAGVQWDAKVVKGNEDSSWDAVWNSATVINGKGWSAEFEIPYSALRFPTKDVQTWGINIIRNIQSVREKISWNFIDKEEDGWVGQSGILNGIENVNPPVRLSFTPYFSTYIDKSSDHSSVEMNYRGGMDLKYGINESYTLDMMLVPDFGQVQSDDEILNLSPFEVKFDENRQFFTEATELFDRGEIFYSRRVGGRPINLYNVEDELKDDEVITENPIETKIINATKVSGRNSKGLGIGVFNAMTKNTFAEVKDTITSVERKIKTQAFTNYNMLVVDQSLKNESYVSLYNTNVYIPETDYIANVSGTEFEFRNKERSYSLQGKGIVSQRFEKGESDEIGHYHEMEFGKINGKFTWDYYHRMISDQYNPNDMGFLNRNNQINNNLNFYYNNSDPKGALLVRNGNIRFHHEARYSPRRFSRFTIFYNARVKFKNHISTGIYGNFRPIHQYDFDEPRIDGMKLRKGSSAFIGGWVSSDYRKALAIDIRGEYGKRLSTDNLRVFEMEFESRYRFSDRFMMEYEIEWGRTLNDLGYVDDEEINGNSTVYIGDRNRTYVENKLSSDYIFNNKSSLSLKVRHYWAKAEYNSFHRLKNNGRLASTDYNENNDINFNSFNIDMVYSWRFAPGSELAVVWKNTIFSDDDKVAHRFVNNLKNTFDATQFNSLSVKVLYYIDYMSLKRKG, encoded by the coding sequence ATGAATAAATTGCCATTACTAATTTGCATTTTCATTCTTTTTATTGCCTTGCCTACTCAAGCATTGCAAACCAAAAAAGAAATATCTGCTATCCGCGTTTCCTCTAAACCAATAATTGATGGGAAGCTAACCGATGATATCTGGAAAGGAATTCCTGTTGCAACTGATTTTATCCAATTTGAACCTTCAAATGGTGCACCTTCTAATTTTAAAACAGAAGCAAAATTTATTTATACTGATCAGGCGATTATAGTTGGTGTGATGATGTATGATAATGAGCCTGAAAAAATATTCAAGGAACTGAGTAAAAGAGATGAGATTAATAATTCTGATTTTCTATCCTTATTAATTGACCCCTTTAACAATGGATTAGATGCATTTGAATTTATTGTTACACCTGCAGGTGTACAGTGGGATGCTAAGGTTGTAAAAGGAAATGAAGATTCTAGTTGGGATGCTGTTTGGAACAGTGCCACAGTGATTAATGGAAAAGGATGGAGTGCGGAATTTGAAATTCCCTATTCGGCTTTGCGTTTTCCTACAAAGGATGTGCAAACTTGGGGTATTAATATAATTCGAAATATTCAAAGTGTTAGAGAGAAAATTAGTTGGAATTTTATAGATAAAGAAGAAGATGGTTGGGTCGGTCAATCAGGTATATTAAATGGAATTGAGAATGTTAATCCTCCTGTTCGTTTGTCTTTCACACCTTATTTTTCAACTTATATAGACAAATCTTCAGATCATTCATCTGTAGAAATGAATTACAGAGGAGGAATGGATTTAAAGTATGGGATTAATGAAAGCTATACTTTGGATATGATGTTGGTTCCCGATTTTGGTCAGGTACAATCTGACGATGAAATATTAAATCTGTCTCCGTTCGAAGTGAAATTTGATGAAAATAGACAATTTTTTACCGAAGCTACTGAGTTGTTCGATAGAGGTGAAATTTTCTATTCGAGAAGGGTTGGTGGACGTCCTATTAATTTATATAATGTAGAGGATGAGTTAAAAGACGATGAAGTTATCACAGAGAATCCGATTGAAACAAAAATAATTAATGCGACGAAAGTATCAGGGCGAAATTCAAAAGGATTGGGTATAGGTGTATTTAATGCAATGACGAAAAATACTTTTGCTGAAGTTAAAGATACAATTACCAGTGTAGAACGTAAAATTAAGACGCAGGCATTTACCAATTATAATATGTTGGTGGTGGATCAAAGTCTCAAGAATGAGTCCTATGTTAGTCTTTACAATACGAATGTTTACATTCCAGAAACTGATTATATCGCAAATGTTAGTGGTACAGAATTCGAATTCCGAAATAAGGAAAGATCATATAGTCTTCAAGGAAAAGGAATTGTTTCGCAACGATTTGAAAAGGGAGAATCAGATGAAATAGGACATTATCACGAGATGGAATTTGGTAAAATTAACGGAAAGTTTACTTGGGATTATTACCATCGAATGATTTCAGATCAATACAATCCTAATGATATGGGATTTTTAAATCGGAATAATCAGATCAATAACAATTTGAATTTCTATTATAACAATTCAGATCCCAAGGGAGCTTTGTTGGTTCGAAATGGAAACATTCGCTTTCACCATGAGGCAAGATATTCACCTCGAAGATTTTCAAGGTTTACCATTTTTTACAATGCTCGAGTTAAATTTAAAAATCACATATCAACTGGTATTTATGGGAATTTTAGACCAATACATCAATATGATTTTGATGAGCCGAGAATTGATGGAATGAAATTGAGAAAAGGATCTTCGGCATTTATTGGTGGTTGGGTATCATCTGATTACCGAAAAGCCTTGGCAATAGATATTAGAGGTGAATATGGTAAAAGATTATCGACAGATAACTTAAGAGTGTTTGAAATGGAGTTTGAATCTCGTTATCGCTTTAGTGATCGGTTCATGATGGAATACGAAATAGAGTGGGGAAGAACCTTAAATGATTTAGGCTACGTTGATGATGAAGAAATTAATGGGAATTCAACAGTTTATATTGGAGATAGAAACAGAACTTATGTTGAGAATAAACTATCGAGTGATTATATTTTCAATAACAAAAGTTCTTTAAGTTTAAAAGTTAGACATTATTGGGCAAAAGCAGAATACAATAGCTTTCATCGCTTAAAAAATAACGGACGACTAGCGAGTACCGATTATAATGAAAATAATGATATCAATTTTAACAGTTTTAATATTGATATGGTTTATTCGTGGAGATTTGCTCCAGGGAGTGAATTAGCTGTGGTTTGGAAGAATACTATTTTTAGTGATGATGATAAAGTAGCTCATCGCTTTGTAAATAACTTGAAAAACACATTTGATGCGACGCAGTTTAATAGTTTGTCGGTCAAAGTTTTATATTATATCGACTACATGTCGTTAAAACGAAAAGGTTAA
- a CDS encoding prohibitin family protein — translation MKKQPYFLIVLGIMAVILVLSGSSMFKTLQPGERGIIFRKFSDGLDKENVFMPGFHVIAPWNDLHVYDVKEQKSEETMDVLDKSGLSVNIDVSVRFNPTYNKIGYLHEIFGKNYINQLVVPEVRSSVRQVAGRYTAEEIYSTRRKEVEDAIITETSLILKKNNIEMKALLIRSINLPAKIKQAIESKLKQEQEALAYKFKLDREKSEAERKRIAAEGEAKANKIINSSLTTALLKMRGIEATIELSKSPNSKVVVIGSGKEGMPLILGNN, via the coding sequence ATGAAGAAACAACCTTATTTTTTAATAGTACTAGGTATAATGGCCGTAATTTTGGTCTTGTCAGGATCGAGTATGTTTAAAACGCTTCAGCCTGGTGAGCGTGGAATTATTTTCCGTAAATTCTCAGACGGATTAGATAAAGAAAATGTCTTTATGCCAGGTTTCCATGTGATTGCTCCTTGGAATGACTTACATGTATATGATGTAAAGGAACAAAAAAGTGAAGAGACTATGGATGTTTTGGATAAAAGTGGATTATCTGTGAATATTGATGTGTCTGTTCGTTTTAATCCAACTTATAATAAAATTGGATATTTACATGAAATCTTTGGTAAGAATTATATCAACCAATTAGTTGTTCCTGAAGTACGTTCTTCGGTTCGACAAGTCGCTGGTCGTTATACTGCTGAAGAAATTTATTCTACTCGTAGAAAAGAAGTTGAGGATGCTATCATTACAGAGACTTCTTTAATTCTTAAGAAGAACAATATTGAAATGAAAGCTCTTTTAATTCGTTCAATTAATCTACCTGCAAAAATTAAGCAAGCTATTGAAAGTAAACTTAAACAGGAGCAAGAAGCTCTAGCTTATAAATTTAAGCTTGATCGAGAGAAGAGTGAGGCTGAAAGAAAGCGTATTGCAGCGGAAGGTGAGGCAAAAGCAAATAAGATTATTAATAGTAGTTTGACTACTGCTCTACTGAAGATGCGTGGAATTGAAGCAACTATTGAATTGTCGAAATCACCTAATTCAAAAGTTGTTGTTATTGGAAGTGGGAAAGAAGGTATGCCTCTAATTCTTGGAAATAACTAG
- a CDS encoding nucleoside phosphorylase: MEPIKSSELIINPDGSVFHLHLRPEDLADTVILVGDPGRVELVASYFDEVELTISNREFVTKTGTYKGKRFSVLSTGIGTDNIDIVVNELDALVNIDLETRIPKKEHKTLTLVRIGTSGSLQGNIPVDSFLLSKKSIGFDGMLNFYANRDSVSELDFEEAFKQFVNWDKKLASPYVVPASKLLVDQLDGEDMIQGITISANGFYGPQGRVLRLKTLDMDLNDKIEAFEYKGQKITNYEMESSAIFGLSAMLGHESVAVCAIIANRINKDASKDYKPTIKKLIQTVLDRLCK; encoded by the coding sequence ATGGAACCAATTAAATCATCAGAACTAATTATTAATCCTGACGGAAGCGTTTTTCACTTGCACTTAAGACCAGAAGACCTGGCTGACACAGTTATTCTTGTTGGTGATCCTGGCAGAGTGGAATTAGTTGCCAGTTATTTCGACGAAGTTGAGTTAACTATTTCGAATCGCGAATTTGTAACTAAAACCGGTACTTATAAAGGTAAGCGTTTCTCAGTTTTATCAACTGGAATTGGAACAGACAATATCGATATTGTAGTAAACGAATTAGATGCTTTGGTGAATATCGATTTGGAAACTCGAATTCCTAAGAAAGAACACAAAACTCTAACGCTTGTGCGTATTGGAACCTCAGGATCGCTTCAAGGAAACATTCCGGTAGATTCGTTCTTATTATCAAAAAAGTCAATTGGTTTTGATGGAATGCTTAATTTTTATGCAAATCGAGATTCTGTATCAGAGCTTGATTTTGAAGAGGCATTCAAACAATTTGTGAACTGGGATAAAAAACTAGCATCTCCTTATGTTGTACCTGCATCTAAATTACTTGTAGATCAACTTGACGGTGAAGATATGATTCAAGGTATAACCATTTCAGCAAATGGCTTTTATGGTCCACAAGGAAGAGTTCTCCGTTTGAAAACTCTTGACATGGATTTGAATGATAAAATTGAAGCATTTGAATACAAGGGGCAAAAAATTACAAATTATGAGATGGAAAGCTCGGCAATTTTTGGTCTTTCAGCAATGTTAGGCCACGAATCGGTAGCAGTTTGTGCAATTATTGCCAACAGAATCAATAAAGATGCAAGTAAAGACTATAAACCAACGATAAAAAAGTTGATTCAAACCGTTTTAGATCGACTTTGCAAATAG
- a CDS encoding transglutaminase family protein, whose amino-acid sequence MNKNKLAALLSLLDDPDQEIYRSIEKELAELPISTIPQLEDSWFNSKNEMYQERLESVINKIQFTNVKKDLIKWAASESPNLIDGAILINQSYNPNLLTDPIRKNVQKIKYDVSLELNEHHTALEKIKILNHFFYNIHNYHPLPPNQPTNWDGDIGTVLSQKNGNYIILAIIYAGIAQELNIPVYGINLPGSVLLCYKNEQHPESKRTPSDSILFYINPIDKGTVFGQKELAQIISTKNIENNSKYYLPTSNNSLIKRLVQHEISVYKKLKLNSYIPNFKELFKSL is encoded by the coding sequence ATGAATAAGAATAAATTAGCTGCTCTATTGTCCTTACTGGATGATCCTGATCAAGAAATTTATCGAAGTATTGAAAAGGAGCTAGCAGAATTACCGATAAGTACGATACCTCAATTAGAAGATTCGTGGTTCAATTCAAAGAATGAAATGTACCAGGAAAGGTTGGAATCAGTTATCAACAAAATTCAATTCACTAATGTCAAGAAGGATCTAATAAAATGGGCCGCTTCCGAATCACCAAATTTGATTGATGGAGCTATATTAATCAATCAAAGTTACAATCCAAACCTCTTAACGGATCCTATTCGAAAAAATGTTCAGAAAATAAAGTACGATGTTAGCCTTGAACTAAACGAGCATCATACTGCATTGGAAAAGATTAAAATTCTTAACCATTTTTTCTACAACATTCATAATTATCATCCACTTCCTCCTAACCAGCCTACTAATTGGGACGGCGATATTGGAACTGTTTTATCTCAAAAAAATGGTAATTACATTATTCTAGCCATTATTTACGCTGGAATTGCCCAAGAGTTAAACATACCTGTCTATGGCATTAATTTGCCTGGAAGTGTTTTACTATGCTATAAAAACGAACAACACCCAGAATCAAAACGTACACCTTCCGACTCAATTCTTTTTTACATTAACCCAATCGATAAAGGAACCGTTTTCGGACAAAAGGAACTTGCGCAGATTATTTCAACAAAAAACATAGAGAATAACTCTAAATATTATCTTCCCACATCGAATAATAGTCTAATAAAAAGGTTGGTACAGCACGAAATTAGCGTGTACAAAAAGTTAAAATTGAATAGCTACATTCCAAATTTCAAAGAATTATTCAAATCCTTATAA
- the rny gene encoding ribonuclease Y, with protein MIEIIIGSIAFVGGGVVSYFVLQKALKTKSSSIIKDAQSEAEVLKKDKILQAKEKFLQLRTEHEKQINAKNAKLLVVENKVKQKENAVNQRVEDFQRKKKEVDTIRENLNVQMELVERKELELEKSKRQQIEQLEKISGLSAEEAKNQIVESLKEEAKTEAMSYVNDIMEDAKMSANMEAKKVVIKTIQRVATETAIENSVTIFHIESDEIKGRIIGREGRNIRALEAATGIEIIVDDTPEAIVLSGFDPVRREIARLALHQLVTDGRIHPARIEEVVNKTRKQIEEEMAETGKRTAIDLGIHGLHPELIRMIGKMKYRSSYGQNLLQHARETANLCAIMATELGLNAKKAKRAGLLHDIGKVPDDEPELPHAILGMKLAEKYKEKPDICNAIGAHHDEIEMTTLLAPIIQACDAISGARPGARREIVESYIKRLKDLENLALSHPGVLKTYAIQAGRELRVIVGSDKISDKEAETLSLDIAQKIQDEMTYPGQVKITVIRETRAINYAK; from the coding sequence ATGATTGAAATAATAATAGGGTCCATTGCTTTTGTTGGCGGGGGTGTTGTTTCTTACTTTGTTTTGCAAAAAGCTCTTAAAACTAAGAGCAGCTCAATAATTAAGGATGCCCAATCCGAAGCAGAGGTTCTCAAAAAAGATAAAATCTTACAAGCAAAGGAAAAATTCTTACAACTTAGAACCGAGCATGAAAAGCAGATTAATGCAAAGAATGCAAAGCTTTTAGTTGTTGAAAATAAAGTAAAACAGAAAGAAAATGCAGTAAATCAGCGTGTAGAAGATTTTCAGCGTAAGAAGAAAGAAGTTGATACCATACGTGAGAACTTAAATGTTCAAATGGAGTTGGTTGAAAGAAAAGAGTTGGAATTAGAAAAATCTAAGCGTCAACAAATTGAGCAGTTGGAGAAAATTTCCGGCTTATCAGCAGAAGAGGCAAAAAATCAGATTGTAGAATCTTTGAAAGAAGAGGCTAAAACTGAAGCTATGTCATATGTAAACGATATCATGGAGGATGCTAAGATGTCGGCTAATATGGAAGCTAAGAAAGTTGTTATTAAAACAATTCAGAGAGTAGCTACTGAAACTGCGATTGAAAATTCAGTGACTATTTTTCATATAGAATCAGATGAAATTAAGGGACGTATTATTGGTCGCGAAGGACGTAATATTCGTGCACTGGAAGCAGCTACAGGAATTGAAATTATTGTAGATGATACACCGGAAGCAATTGTACTTTCAGGTTTTGATCCGGTTCGCCGTGAAATTGCTCGTTTAGCCCTTCACCAATTGGTTACTGATGGTCGTATTCACCCGGCTCGTATCGAGGAAGTTGTGAATAAAACGCGTAAGCAAATTGAAGAGGAAATGGCTGAAACAGGTAAGCGCACAGCTATTGACTTAGGAATTCACGGTTTGCATCCTGAGTTAATTCGTATGATTGGTAAGATGAAATACCGTTCGTCATATGGACAAAACTTACTGCAGCACGCTCGTGAAACGGCTAACCTTTGTGCTATTATGGCGACAGAACTTGGTCTGAATGCTAAAAAAGCAAAACGTGCAGGATTGTTACATGATATAGGTAAGGTGCCAGATGATGAGCCAGAGTTGCCACACGCAATTTTAGGTATGAAATTGGCCGAGAAATACAAAGAGAAACCAGATATTTGTAATGCAATTGGAGCTCACCATGATGAAATTGAAATGACAACTTTGCTTGCTCCGATTATTCAAGCTTGTGATGCTATTTCAGGCGCTCGTCCAGGTGCACGTCGCGAGATTGTTGAATCTTATATCAAGCGTTTGAAGGACCTTGAAAACCTTGCTCTTTCGCATCCAGGTGTGTTGAAAACATATGCAATTCAGGCTGGTAGAGAATTAAGAGTAATTGTAGGTAGCGATAAAATTTCTGATAAAGAAGCAGAAACTTTATCCTTAGATATTGCTCAGAAAATTCAGGATGAGATGACTTATCCTGGACAGGTAAAGATCACGGTTATTCGTGAAACTAGAGCCATTAACTACGCTAAGTAG
- a CDS encoding cell division protein ZapA, with the protein MDEKLSIRVNVADRFYPLKIDRKQEEVIRKAAKMINEKVLQYKQRYKDKDTQDFLAMASLQYVIKVIEAENKTDVSPVLDEIKVMEQELREFLDKE; encoded by the coding sequence ATGGACGAAAAACTTTCGATAAGAGTTAATGTAGCAGATCGTTTCTATCCTTTAAAGATAGATCGGAAACAGGAAGAGGTTATCCGAAAAGCTGCAAAAATGATTAATGAGAAAGTATTGCAATACAAACAACGATATAAAGATAAAGATACTCAAGATTTTTTGGCAATGGCCTCATTACAATACGTTATAAAGGTTATTGAAGCAGAAAATAAGACCGATGTTTCACCAGTTTTAGATGAAATTAAAGTGATGGAGCAGGAGTTAAGAGAATTTTTGGATAAAGAGTAG
- a CDS encoding M23 family metallopeptidase, with amino-acid sequence MKLSTTNIITCLFFLLNSVSFTTFSQDAKFPQNYFRAPVDFTMTLSGNFAELRNNHFHSGIDIRTFTTGKKVYSIADGFVSRIKIAAGGYGKAIYINHPNGYTSVYAHLDHFNPEIEKFIKAHQYKKNSFEFDLELKKDQIQIKKGNIIAYSGNTGSSAGPHLHFEIRDTKSEHPLNPLLFGFRIKDTTPPKIFNLYIYPLDSISSVNGHNTRQQFSVTYYNNAYHLKGDPKVRLLGQIGFALETNDYMDNTWGKCGIFELKMNINDSLQTNYKFKEFSFDKSRFINSHMDYALNITKKKRIHKTFKDPNNQLSIYSKMNNNGVYSFKSEKSYKIDFIISDAKNNISKLRVYAKGATSIKAFPQEKFTKLLNWETENIYENSGIQIKFPKNSFYTDLKFNYSVKKDSNFYSDIYSIQNENVPVHTYYTLSIKPRTIPNHKSEKLLIVRVNKDKSLSYEGGIYFDGSMKTKTRYFGDFTIAIDTVPPTIKARTNFALNSLKGQKSIRFSIDDELSGIKSYKGLIDEKWVLFEYDEKNKLLFYTFDKKRLISGRKHKLQLIVTDKIGNKSNFKEEFIW; translated from the coding sequence ATGAAGCTAAGCACAACAAACATAATCACATGCCTATTTTTTCTACTAAATTCAGTAAGCTTTACAACATTTTCGCAGGATGCTAAATTTCCTCAAAATTATTTTAGAGCTCCTGTTGATTTCACAATGACCTTATCAGGAAATTTTGCAGAATTAAGAAATAATCATTTTCATTCAGGTATTGATATCCGAACTTTTACCACAGGAAAAAAAGTCTATTCCATTGCTGATGGTTTTGTTAGCCGAATAAAAATTGCAGCAGGTGGTTACGGGAAAGCCATTTACATCAATCATCCTAATGGCTACACTTCTGTTTATGCTCATTTGGATCATTTCAATCCAGAAATTGAAAAATTCATAAAAGCGCATCAATACAAAAAGAACTCATTCGAATTCGACCTGGAACTTAAAAAGGATCAAATACAAATCAAAAAAGGAAATATAATTGCTTACTCTGGGAATACTGGATCTTCTGCTGGTCCACATTTGCATTTTGAGATTAGAGACACAAAATCGGAACATCCATTAAATCCACTACTTTTTGGATTTCGAATAAAGGATACAACTCCTCCTAAAATATTCAATTTATACATCTATCCTCTTGATTCTATAAGTAGTGTTAATGGTCATAATACAAGACAACAATTTTCCGTTACCTATTATAATAATGCTTATCATTTAAAAGGAGATCCTAAAGTGCGCTTATTGGGTCAGATTGGCTTTGCTCTGGAAACGAATGATTACATGGATAACACATGGGGTAAATGTGGAATTTTCGAATTAAAAATGAATATCAACGATAGTTTACAAACTAATTATAAATTTAAAGAATTTTCTTTTGATAAATCAAGATTTATTAACAGCCATATGGACTATGCGTTGAATATTACTAAGAAAAAACGCATTCACAAAACATTTAAGGATCCCAACAATCAACTTAGTATTTACTCAAAAATGAATAACAATGGGGTTTATTCATTTAAATCTGAAAAAAGTTATAAAATAGACTTCATTATATCTGACGCAAAAAATAACATATCGAAATTGAGAGTTTATGCAAAAGGAGCTACGAGTATAAAAGCATTTCCACAAGAGAAATTTACAAAACTATTAAATTGGGAAACAGAAAATATTTACGAAAATTCCGGAATCCAAATTAAGTTTCCAAAAAATAGCTTCTACACAGATTTAAAATTTAACTATTCGGTAAAGAAGGATTCTAACTTTTATTCCGATATTTATTCCATACAAAATGAAAATGTTCCTGTACATACTTATTACACTTTATCTATAAAACCAAGAACTATTCCTAATCACAAATCAGAAAAACTACTTATTGTTAGAGTTAATAAGGACAAAAGCTTATCCTACGAAGGTGGGATTTATTTTGATGGGTCGATGAAAACCAAAACAAGATATTTCGGTGATTTTACGATTGCGATAGACACAGTACCTCCTACCATTAAGGCCAGAACTAATTTTGCTTTAAACAGTTTAAAAGGTCAGAAATCTATTCGTTTTTCTATTGATGATGAGCTATCAGGTATTAAATCGTACAAAGGTTTAATTGATGAAAAATGGGTTCTATTTGAATATGATGAAAAAAATAAACTGCTCTTCTATACTTTCGACAAAAAGAGACTAATTTCAGGGAGAAAACACAAGTTACAACTAATAGTTACTGACAAAATAGGAAACAAATCGAATTTCAAGGAAGAATTCATTTGGTAG
- a CDS encoding dipeptidase, with the protein MKKIFVLTALALLVSVFSTPNASACTNYLITRGASTDGSNMITYAADSHVLYGELYFRPAADWAEGTMIDVYEWDTGKYLGQIPQVAHTYNVVGNMNEFQLAIGESTWGGVKQLGSQEGALIDYGSLMYLALQRSKTAREAIKVMTELVETYGYYSSGESFSISDKNEVWILEMIGKGNGEKGAVWVARMIPDGYVSGHGNHARITTFPLEGKTSISSDKMDKIFNPEVTTVYAKDVISFAKEKALYPKDGKNKNFSFSDSYGPVDFGGARYCEMRVWTFFNRVSKDMDKHFDYAKGNVKLDKKGYASNRMPLWIKPDKKVELSVLMDAMRDHLEGTELDMSKDMGAGPFGNPYRWRPLTWEVDGVTYCNERATATQQTGFSFVAQSRDWLPDAVGGINWFGVDDAASSVYFPMYCGSTRVPKSFAVGNGKMMDFTNKSAFWVFNQVTNLAYTRYNAIHPEIRDKQVALETKYQNFTKIIDMAAEGMFKTNEAAAIEFLTDFSCNQGDNLTNEWRDFYGYLFAKFMDGNIKTKDGDKQNPTMKQPGYSKEYYETIVKTTGDKLKVIGGDGH; encoded by the coding sequence ATGAAAAAGATTTTTGTACTTACCGCGCTTGCGCTGTTGGTGTCTGTTTTCTCAACACCAAATGCTAGTGCATGTACTAATTACCTAATCACTCGTGGTGCTTCCACTGATGGTTCCAACATGATTACCTATGCAGCTGACTCACACGTTTTATATGGTGAGCTTTACTTCCGCCCTGCTGCTGATTGGGCAGAAGGTACTATGATTGATGTTTATGAATGGGATACCGGAAAGTATTTAGGTCAAATTCCTCAGGTTGCACACACATATAATGTGGTTGGAAACATGAATGAATTTCAATTGGCTATAGGCGAATCCACTTGGGGTGGCGTTAAGCAATTGGGGTCACAAGAAGGTGCTTTAATCGACTACGGAAGTTTAATGTATTTAGCACTTCAACGTTCTAAAACAGCTCGTGAGGCTATTAAAGTAATGACTGAATTAGTTGAAACTTACGGTTACTATAGCTCAGGAGAATCTTTCTCAATCTCTGATAAAAATGAGGTTTGGATTCTTGAAATGATTGGAAAAGGAAATGGCGAAAAAGGTGCTGTTTGGGTAGCACGTATGATTCCTGATGGCTATGTGAGCGGACACGGAAACCACGCTCGTATCACAACTTTCCCATTGGAAGGCAAAACATCCATCTCTTCTGACAAAATGGATAAAATTTTCAATCCTGAAGTTACAACTGTTTATGCTAAGGATGTTATTTCTTTTGCCAAAGAAAAAGCTTTATACCCTAAGGATGGAAAAAACAAAAACTTTAGTTTCTCCGATTCTTATGGTCCTGTAGATTTTGGTGGAGCACGATATTGCGAAATGCGCGTTTGGACTTTCTTTAACCGCGTAAGCAAGGACATGGACAAGCATTTCGATTACGCAAAAGGAAATGTAAAACTTGATAAAAAAGGTTATGCAAGCAACCGTATGCCTCTTTGGATTAAGCCAGATAAAAAAGTTGAGCTTTCGGTACTAATGGATGCCATGAGAGATCACCTTGAAGGAACAGAATTGGATATGTCTAAAGATATGGGTGCTGGTCCATTTGGCAACCCTTACCGTTGGAGACCATTAACTTGGGAAGTTGACGGTGTAACTTATTGCAACGAACGTGCAACAGCAACTCAACAAACAGGTTTCTCTTTTGTAGCACAATCTCGTGACTGGTTACCCGATGCTGTAGGTGGAATCAACTGGTTTGGTGTTGACGATGCTGCTTCTTCGGTTTATTTCCCAATGTATTGTGGATCTACACGTGTTCCTAAATCTTTTGCTGTTGGTAATGGTAAAATGATGGATTTCACCAACAAATCTGCATTCTGGGTATTCAACCAAGTAACTAACTTGGCTTATACGCGTTACAATGCAATTCACCCTGAAATAAGAGACAAACAAGTTGCTCTTGAAACAAAATACCAGAACTTCACTAAGATTATCGATATGGCTGCTGAAGGTATGTTTAAAACTAACGAAGCTGCTGCAATCGAATTCTTAACCGATTTCTCTTGTAACCAAGGTGACAACCTTACAAATGAGTGGAGAGACTTCTACGGTTATCTATTTGCTAAGTTTATGGATGGTAACATCAAAACTAAGGATGGCGACAAGCAGAACCCAACAATGAAACAACCTGGTTATAGTAAAGAATATTATGAAACAATTGTTAAAACAACAGGTGATAAATTAAAGGTTATTGGTGGTGATGGCCATTAA